A single Victivallis lenta DNA region contains:
- a CDS encoding LacI family DNA-binding transcriptional regulator: MTQKEIAKLLNVSQPTVSMALNGSERISRELRDAVRKLADRSGYRPNLAGQLLRQGRSNVVGAVFPSLTNNFFAELFQELQNQLIPHGYLLYLVQPGADGELPAAAECLRRMQAAGVIAIGSAAESLLRLKEDGIALVLYGGDSRLELGVSQVLPDRYAAGREAVRHLLAAGRRRIAFLGMKNPQEPRCRAYLDVLAEAGLEPLTLRAGEDGDSPEAGCRLMRELLFSRPDTDAVFMHNDELAVGALRAALQLGRKVPEELAVFGFDSIGTGRYLSPALTSVEQPRREIAAALVAELLATLADPAHCRFVPVACRLVIRESA; encoded by the coding sequence ATGACCCAGAAGGAAATCGCAAAACTGCTGAACGTGTCGCAGCCGACCGTTTCGATGGCCCTGAATGGGTCGGAACGGATCAGCCGGGAGCTGCGTGACGCGGTGCGGAAACTCGCCGACCGTTCGGGCTACCGGCCGAACCTGGCCGGGCAGCTGCTGCGGCAGGGGCGCAGCAATGTGGTCGGCGCGGTGTTTCCTTCGCTGACCAACAATTTTTTTGCGGAACTGTTTCAGGAGCTTCAGAATCAGTTGATTCCGCACGGTTATCTGCTCTATCTGGTTCAGCCCGGCGCGGATGGGGAGCTTCCGGCAGCCGCGGAGTGTCTGCGGCGGATGCAGGCCGCCGGCGTTATTGCGATCGGGAGCGCCGCGGAGTCGCTGCTCCGATTGAAGGAGGACGGAATCGCGCTCGTGCTCTATGGCGGCGACTCCCGGCTGGAACTCGGCGTGAGTCAGGTGCTGCCGGACCGCTACGCTGCCGGGCGGGAGGCCGTCCGCCACCTGCTTGCCGCCGGGCGGCGGCGGATCGCGTTTCTCGGCATGAAGAATCCGCAGGAGCCCCGCTGCCGGGCCTATCTCGACGTTCTTGCGGAGGCCGGGCTTGAGCCGTTGACGCTCCGGGCCGGGGAGGACGGCGATTCGCCTGAAGCCGGCTGCCGGCTCATGCGGGAGCTGCTGTTCTCCCGCCCCGATACGGATGCGGTCTTCATGCACAACGACGAGCTGGCGGTCGGGGCGCTCCGGGCTGCGCTGCAGCTGGGGCGGAAGGTGCCGGAGGAGCTGGCGGTTTTCGGGTTCGACAGCATCGGGACCGGCCGTTATCTGAGTCCCGCGCTGACTTCGGTCGAACAGCCGCGGCGGGAGATCGCCGCCGCTCTGGTGGCGGAACTGCTCGCCACGCTGGCCGATCCGGCGCACTGCCGCTTTGTCCCGGTCGCCTGCCGTCTGGTGATCCGGGAGTCGGCATGA
- the galE gene encoding UDP-glucose 4-epimerase GalE translates to MKKVLVTGGAGYIGSACSEYLLDRGYEVTIFDALITGHREAVDPRAKFILGNLADRELIKKVCREGEFDAVMHFAAFSLVGESMQNPSKYFRNNLASGINLADAAVEGGVKNFVFSSTAATFGQPESIPIRENDRQIPINPYGESKLCFEKVLKWYSEIHGMKYAALRYFNAAGASEKYGEDHRPESHLIPIILQTIRGKREKLMVYGDDYETADGTCIRDYIHILDLAQAHELALSAPESGHYNLGTGNGLSVKEIIDAAEKVTGKKVNFEIAPRRPGDPAKLIACSDRIKSMLKWQPKYESAEQIIESAWKWQLKHPNGYSN, encoded by the coding sequence ATGAAAAAGGTTCTGGTCACCGGCGGCGCGGGTTACATCGGCAGCGCCTGCTCCGAATATCTGCTCGACCGCGGTTATGAAGTCACGATTTTCGACGCGCTCATCACGGGCCACCGCGAGGCGGTCGATCCGCGCGCGAAATTCATCCTCGGCAACCTGGCCGACCGCGAGCTCATCAAGAAGGTCTGCCGCGAAGGCGAATTCGACGCGGTCATGCACTTCGCGGCTTTCAGCCTGGTCGGCGAATCAATGCAGAATCCGTCCAAATACTTCCGCAACAACCTCGCCTCCGGCATCAACCTCGCCGACGCGGCGGTCGAAGGCGGAGTCAAGAATTTCGTGTTCTCGAGCACCGCGGCGACCTTCGGCCAGCCGGAGTCGATTCCGATCCGCGAAAACGACCGGCAGATTCCGATCAATCCGTACGGCGAATCGAAGCTCTGTTTCGAGAAGGTCCTGAAATGGTACAGCGAAATCCACGGCATGAAGTACGCCGCGCTGCGCTACTTCAACGCGGCCGGCGCGTCGGAGAAATACGGCGAGGACCACCGTCCCGAAAGCCACCTGATCCCGATCATCCTGCAGACGATCCGCGGCAAGCGCGAGAAACTCATGGTCTACGGCGACGACTACGAGACGGCGGACGGCACCTGCATCCGCGATTACATCCATATCCTCGACCTCGCCCAGGCGCACGAACTCGCGCTCTCGGCCCCGGAGAGCGGCCACTACAACCTCGGAACCGGCAACGGTCTCTCGGTGAAGGAGATCATCGACGCGGCCGAAAAGGTGACCGGAAAGAAAGTCAACTTCGAGATCGCCCCGCGCCGTCCCGGAGACCCGGCCAAACTCATCGCCTGCAGCGACCGCATCAAATCGATGCTGAAGTGGCAGCCGAAATACGAATCCGCCGAGCAGATCATCGAATCGGCGTGGAAGTGGCAGCTCAAGCATCCGAACGGGTACAGCAATTGA